In the Pedobacter cryoconitis genome, GCAAAATAAGGAGAAGTCATTTATCTATTATGAAGGTGAAGGTTCCAAATGGTGGGAAGGGGCGGTCTATAGATTTCAACGTTATCACTTAACTGACTTTAATTTTATTGGTAAGTTCTTTATTGAAAATATGCTGAACAAAATACTTCCACCGCGTAAATTCCCATTGTCGATGAAGCTATACGGAGGCAGCAAGTCGAGCTGGTGGAGTCTCAATAAAGAAAGTGCGGTTTATCTCGCCAATTATTTTGATACAGAAAATAAGATCAAGAAGTTTTTGAAGTTTTGCTGGGGGACGGATGAATTCGTGATCCCGACCATCTTAATGAATTCCCCACTAAAGGAGCGTATTGTGAATGATAACCTGCGCTATATAGATTTCCCGGATGGGATGGCAAATCCAAAAATCCTAAGGCTGGCAGACCTGGATAAAATGCTTTCCTCTCAAATGCTTTTCGCCAGGAAGTTTGATATTGGTATAGATATTGATATTTTAGCTGCAATTGATGAATATACCTCCAACAGTAAACAGGTTTAATCCTGATCAGAACCTGGTTTTTCTTTCTTATGGTGCAGAAACCGAATTTCGCAGGGCTATCTTTAGTATCCTGAGTTTTTATGCCTGGTCGGCTGCCAGTGATATTGAACGGACAAGGATTGTGGTGTATACCGATAAGCCTGTTTTTTTTCAGACTTACCTGGATCAGCCCAACATTGAGTATGTTACCATGACTCCTGAGGTGATGGAGGAGATGCTGGGAGGGACTTTGTTCTATCACCGCAGAAAGATAGCTTCAATTGACATGACCTTTAAGAAGTATCCTGAAAGCAATGTGATTTTTATTGATTCAGACACTTTTTTTACTGGTGATGCGACCGTGCTTTTTAATGGAATAACTAAAGATCATGCTTTTATGCATCAGCGGGAATATACTTTTGAGCAGGGATTAGGGATTTTTAAGAGCTTTAACGAGGGAGAATATCCGGAGGCATTTATCGCTTATATCTCTGACCGTGAGCTGATGATTGGCGGGAAACCAGAAAGGTTTACCAAAAGTGATTATGGCTGGAATTCTGGTGTATTGGGATTGCATAGTAGCTTTTCTACTTATATGCCTGATGTATTCAGGTTAAATGATGAATTCTATGAGAATTCCAGATGGTTTATTAGTGAACAGATTGCCTTTTCGTTAATCTTGCAGCGCAGAAAGATTTTGCAGGCTGCAGATGCGTCTATTCTGCATTATTGGGGTAAACGCCAGAAGGTAATGCTGGATAAATTGCTGGTTGATTTATTAAACAGGTATAAGCTTGCTGAATTAAAAGATAAAAAGCTGATCAAAAGAATAACAACCCATTGGAAGTTCAAGGTTGAGGTTGATATTATTCAGGAAAAAGCAGCGATTGCACTTTCTTTGGGATCATGGTTATATGGGCTGAAGAAAAGTGCACAAGTACTCCTGAAAGATCCTTTTAATCCTCTTTTGTATACGGAGTTAATTGCAGCAGCGAGTTCAAAAAGAAAATAACAAGCTATTGTGGCAGTACTTTCCACAGTGATCCCTCATATCTGAAAGGTTTAAACTGAACGTAATATTTTTCATTGGCAGCAATGAAATCATACGCTTTTTCATAATATTCACAGAGTTTATCCTGTATTTTGACCCTGCTAAAAAAATAACAGGGATAAGAGCTCTCAATTCCATAAAATACCGGAGGAACATGCTGTATAGTGATTCTGTCGGTATCACCGTTATTATAGCCTATATAATCCAGCATCACATAGGGAATCCTGGTCTCCATAACCTCGTTCAGCAATTGATAAGGTTTATCAATATATTGCAGCACACTACAGATCAGAAATAGCTGAGGCTTATTTTCAGCCATGCATTCCTGAATATTGTTGTAGAATTTAATGTGTTCATTTTCAAAGTGTTTCTTTCCTGCTGCTACAAACTTTGGTTGTTCAATAATGCACCACTTTAATTTTTTTAAATGCTTTAGATAGGGGTAATTCTGATAATAGGTGGTGCCCAGGGAGCCACCAAAGTCTATGACTGTAAGCTCATTGTCATTTGTAGAAGCAATGTATAGTAGTGTTTTTAATAAAGGGAAGTTCATCTGGACAGTAGCATAAGCAATCCCGTCCCGCTCATAGGCAATCTCCTTATTTTTAACCTGGTAAGTGGTTTCAATAATCCGGTTCAGGATATGATCTTCATCATAACCTTTACACTGTTGTTTAGCTTGCTCGTAAGTCTTATAATTACCTTTCCAGCCATATTTAAAACTATACCATCTTAAGGTATTTACAATAGGAGGGGCAAGTTCTTTCAATAAATAGAACATCCTTCGTTATTTTAAATGAAATTTATTCATGACCTCAGTAACGCGGAAAATATCTTCCGCTGTATGTGCAAAAGAACAAGGCAGACTAAGCGTTTGCTGATGAATTTTTGCGGAGATTGGATAATCGAAACTTTGGAGTACGTCCTTTAAAGCTACCTGATCCTGAGGGGGTACTGGATAGTGAATTTCTGTACCGATCTGGTGCTCCTGTAAATATTGTTTGAGCTGATCTCTTTTCGGATGCAGAATATTGTAGATGTGATAGACATTGTGAAAATCAGCATCAAGTTTTGGCTTGATGAATGAAGCATTCAAATGCTCATTATAGATTGCTGCCAATTTTCTTTTATGCGCATTGATCTCATCCAGGTGTGGCAATTTAATCCTTAAAAAGGAAGCTTGTAGTTCGTCAAGTCTTGAATTATACCCGATTACGCCATTATGATACTTCTTTTCCGAACCGTAGTTCCTTAATTGTCTGAGCTGATGATAGTCTGATTCAGTACGGCATAAAATAGCCCCTGCATCACCTAAAGCACCTAAATTCTTGGTTGGATAAAAACTGAAAGCACCAAAGTCACCAAAAGTTCCGGCTAATTTACCTTTATATTTTGCCCCATGTGCTTGCGCGCAATCTTCAATTATTTTAAGCTGATGTTGTTTGGCCAGCCCCAGTATAGGATCCATTTCGCAGCATTGCCCGTACAAATGGACAACCATAATAGCCACAGTTTTGGGGGTAATGGCGCGGGCGATCAGTTTGGGGTCAATATTGTAGGTATGACTGTCTGGCTCAACCAGTACCGGCGTTAGCCCGCATTGTATAATAGCCAGAATAGTTGCGATATAAGTATTGGAAGGCACGATAACCTCGTCACCTTTTTGAAATTTGCAGCATTGCAGGGAGAGGATAAGTGCGTCCAGCCCATTGGCTACCCCAACGACATAATTTTCCTGGTGGTAGGCTGCAAATTCCTGTTCAAATTGCGCAACTTCTTCACCCAGTATATACCATCCTTTATCCAGAAAATCAGCAAATTTACTTTTAAACTTTTCTTCAAATGGAAGGTTGAGTATTTTCAGGCTTTCATATGGAATCATAAGGCTCGTAAATATAGTCTTTAGGATCAAATGCTGTAGAAGCCAGTACTAAAAGAATTGCATCTGCTGAAAAGTCGTGCATCACATGCCAGTCTTCAGGCAATAACATTAAACATTTTTCAGGACTGTCTAAATCAAACATCTCTGTCTTTTTTCCGTTGTTATTGGTGATTTTGCAAGATCCTTTGATACATATTGCCGCCTGATGGGTTTCGTGATGTCTGTGGCCTCCGCGATCGGTATCATCTACAGAATAGATATAGAATAATCTTTTAATTTCGAAAGGAACAATATTATCGAGCACTGTCAAAATGCCTCTGCTGTCTTTAAAAGTTTGTATATTAAGTATGTGCGCCATTTGCTAATAAGTTCTTGTCTATTAAATTAAGGATTTCCGGATGGTCGGCCATATTAAACTTCCTTGCAAACAGCATATCTGAAGCTGCAATTTTTTCGAAGTCACTTTCATCTAGTGTTTTTGGGTTAGCTCCGCCAGCTGACCAGTCAATATATCTGTAGTTATTATTGATAACTCTGTCTTTGTATCTGGAATTGAGTAAGATAGTCTGGAACACAAATTCATCACTCGCCCAGCATAACGAGAAAAAGTATTTAAGTTTCTTATCGTTTTCAACTGTGTGTACCACGTGTAAGGCAACTTCAGGGCTCAACATCCAGAACATTGATTTACCGTAAGGATGGAGGTTATAAGGCAGCTTTCTTTTAGGCATGATCCTGTTGATCAGGTTTTCCAGTCTGTATTTCCCGATAAAGTTATAGCTGGTCAGGAAGTATTTTTCCATTCTGATCAGCCCTTCTTTCCAGTCATTTTTGATATCACGGTAACTTAAAAATTCTTTGCCTTTGTGCTGTGCAAAAAAATCATTGATAAAATCAGCTGATTTAACCGGGTAATCCTGTCCGCTCAGAAAATTGATAAAATCATATCGGATACCAGTTTTTGAAATCTCTTTGATACATTCAAAGGTTGCGGTCACGGTACTGAAGCCTGCCCACCTCACGTCAATCCTGTTGTTAATGAAATAAACGTTTGGGGTGTCTTTAAGGAATAAGTGTGGGTTTATGTCAAACTTTTTATCTACATGAATATAGAAGTCAAAATTAGGATGAGATAAACTTTTGATCATTCGCTCTGTTTGTTCTGGACTGGTATAAGTAAGGATCAAATGGGCAATACGCATTTTCTGGTAGAGTTGATGAAGATTTTATGTCTACTGTAACACCGACCCTATAGAAAAAATGGTGCCAGTATTAAAAACAGGTTAAAACGTCGCTTGTTATTTTATACTAATTAATGTTTAAATGCTAATAGGCAATAAAATTAATATTTTATTGCTATGGCTTATAGTCAATTCTAATTGAGAGGTACAAATCGCAATTTTTGCCCAAATTGTAGATACTCTTATACACAAATCTACTTATTTTATAATAATATCATTGTGAAAGGCCTGAATTAAACCAATAGGAGTTGGATTACTTATTGCTTATCAGGATTTAATTATTAGCACCAACTTATAGTATAGGAATTACAGGATATTATCCTCAAAATTTAAGCTATCTGTTACCTTCAAATCACTACTTTTACCAGGGATGAAACGCACTTCAATTATAACAGTTAATTTTAACCAGCCGGCGGTCACACTGGATTTTTTAAAGTCAGTAAAACTTCACACCAATTTGACTGAAGTTGAGGTTATCCTGGTCGATAATGGTAGCACAGAAGACCATTCGGCTAGCTTCATCAAAGAATATCCCGGCCTTATTTATATGGCTTCTCCTGAAAACCTTGGGTTTGCGGGTGGGAATAACCTGGGAATTGCAAAAGCGGAAGGAACCTATCTTTTATTCCTGAATAACGATACCGAAATTACCGGGAACCTGGTGACTGAACTGACCAGCGCGCTGGATGAAAACCAGGAAATTGGATTAATATCTCCATTATTATTGTATTTTGATGCACCTGATGTGATTCAGTATGCAGGTTCAACAAAAATGAATTACGTGACTTGCCGCAACAGCACCATCGGAGCGATGGAAATTGACCAGGGACAATATGATGAGGCTTTTGTGGAAACTGCTTTCTGCCATGGTGCTGCCATGATGTGCCGTAAGGCTGATCTGCAGTTTGCCGGGTTAATGGAAAACAACTTTTTCCTGTATTATGAAGAACTGGACTGGTGTGAGAAATTTAGAAAAGCAGGTAAAAAAATATGGTTTACAGGCCGTACCAAAATTTACCATAAAGAATCCATGAGTGTGGGGAAAGAAAGCAGTATTAAAACATACTTTATGACCCGGAACAGGATGTTGTTCATCCGCAGGAATACCAACTGGTTGAATACTTTGCTTTTTAGTTTGTATTATATCGGCATTGCCAGCCCGAAGCAAGTATTAATGTATATAAAGAAGAATAGGAAAGACTTGATTAAATGGGTTTTCCTGGGATTGAAATGGAATTTTAACCATTCAAAAGATAGTAACGATTTAGGCTTTAAAATATAAATATTGATGATTATAGTTTTTTGGATCAGCATTTTTCTGATTGTATATACGTTTGTTGGTTATGGTTTTATGCTTTACCTGCTGGTGAAAATCAAAAGATTGTTCAGCAAACCGTTTGCATTTAAAACAGATGCAGTTTTGCCAACAGTTACCCTGATGGTTGCAGCCTACAATGAAGAAGATATCATTGAAGATAAAATAAGGAATACTTTGGAATTGGATTATCCTGAAGATAAGCTGCAGCTGATTTTCATTACTGACGGGTCTTCCGATCAGACCGCAGCGAAAGTGGGTAATTTTAAAGAGATCACGCTCTTACATCAAGATTTACGAGCGGGAAAGATGGCAGCTATTAAAAGGGCTATTCCTTTAATCAATGGCGCAATTACGGTATTTACGGATGCGAATACTTTTTTAAATGCTGAAGCTATCCGTGAACTGGTGAAGCATTATCAAAATCCTAAGGTTGGGGCCGTTGCAGGTGAAAAGAGAATACTGGTTGAAGCATCGGCTGATGCCAGTTCAGCAGGGGAGGGTTTTTACTGGAAATATGAGTCTAAACTAAAAAAACTGGACTATGAATTATATTCCAATGTAGGAGCAGCCGGAGAATTGTTCAGTATCAGGACTGCATTGTACCAGCCTGTTGAAAGCGATACAATTATAGATGACCATATGATTGCCATGCGCATTGCTGAGAATGGTTATGTGATTGCTTATGAACCTGGAGCCTATGCTATGGAAACCGCATCGGCTGATGTCAAAGAAGAGCTGAAAAGAAAGATCAGAATCGCTGCGGGGGGCATGCAATCCATCCTTCGTTTAAAAAAAGCGGCAAATCCATTTCGTAATTTTGTATTTACGTTTCAATATATTAGTCACAGGGTTTTACGGTGGACAATTGTACCGGTTCTTTTAATCCTGGTTTTTATACTGAATGGCCTTATCGCATTTTCAAAACCTGTTGTCTTTTATCAATATTTATTTGCGCTGCAAGTGCTTTTCTATGTATTAAGTATGATTGGGTTTTATTTTGAACAGCGGAATATCCGTGTAAAAGCCTTATTCGTTCCTTATTATTTTTGCATGATGAATTATGCCGTACTTGCAGGTATTTTGCGATATTACCAAAAAAACCAGAGTGCAGCATGGGAAAAATCGAAAAGAAAAGCTTAACCACATTCAAAAATTTTAAGAGACACGTTGTCCAGCGCATTTTAGGATACACTATCCAGCACTTGCTGGAGTGTCCTTGCAAATTCTTTATCGTAAGGTGCCAGGAGCATCGTTTTATGGTCTCCGGGCACATCATGTACTTCAACTCCTTTTAAGGCATATTTCTGCCAGCCCAGGTATTTAAAATCCTCTACAAAATAAACATTGTCTGTGGCTCTGAACAAATGTACCTTCTCTTCAAAAGGAGCTAGTTTATAGGCTTGATAAGCAATGTCATACTTCTTGTCAATCCGCCTCATAATCTCATAGATTCCCCCCGCTTCTTCTTCTGTTTTTGTCTGGGTCCCAAAAATTTCCTTTAATCTGGTAGTGATGATATGTTTCTGATAATTAACAGTCGCTTTGGGGTTCTTGAAAAATGAAGTGATGATCCACCAGAATTTTGGTAACTGTTTCTTCACCCTTTCTTTGAAAACACTAAAATCATTTCCGTGGAAGTCCAGGTTTTTTGCATTGGTATCAAAAATACCCAGCATTTTAATCTCATGTCCCAGTTCTCTTAACTGTCTGGCCATTTCTATCACGACATATCCTCCAAAAGAATAGCCTGCAAGTGCATAAGGGCCATGTGGGTTTTGTGCCAGTATACTTTCTATATAATAACGGGCAATGTCTTCCATATTGTCCATGGGTTCTTCCACGCCGTCCAATCCTTGCGCCTGAATACCAAATACAGGTTGTTCCTGGTCTACATGCAACCCAATCCCACTAAAGTTAAGTACATT is a window encoding:
- a CDS encoding sugar 3,4-ketoisomerase gives rise to the protein MAHILNIQTFKDSRGILTVLDNIVPFEIKRLFYIYSVDDTDRGGHRHHETHQAAICIKGSCKITNNNGKKTEMFDLDSPEKCLMLLPEDWHVMHDFSADAILLVLASTAFDPKDYIYEPYDSI
- a CDS encoding beta-1,6-N-acetylglucosaminyltransferase, coding for MRIAHLILTYTSPEQTERMIKSLSHPNFDFYIHVDKKFDINPHLFLKDTPNVYFINNRIDVRWAGFSTVTATFECIKEISKTGIRYDFINFLSGQDYPVKSADFINDFFAQHKGKEFLSYRDIKNDWKEGLIRMEKYFLTSYNFIGKYRLENLINRIMPKRKLPYNLHPYGKSMFWMLSPEVALHVVHTVENDKKLKYFFSLCWASDEFVFQTILLNSRYKDRVINNNYRYIDWSAGGANPKTLDESDFEKIAASDMLFARKFNMADHPEILNLIDKNLLANGAHT
- a CDS encoding glycosyltransferase family 2 protein, whose protein sequence is MKRTSIITVNFNQPAVTLDFLKSVKLHTNLTEVEVILVDNGSTEDHSASFIKEYPGLIYMASPENLGFAGGNNLGIAKAEGTYLLFLNNDTEITGNLVTELTSALDENQEIGLISPLLLYFDAPDVIQYAGSTKMNYVTCRNSTIGAMEIDQGQYDEAFVETAFCHGAAMMCRKADLQFAGLMENNFFLYYEELDWCEKFRKAGKKIWFTGRTKIYHKESMSVGKESSIKTYFMTRNRMLFIRRNTNWLNTLLFSLYYIGIASPKQVLMYIKKNRKDLIKWVFLGLKWNFNHSKDSNDLGFKI
- a CDS encoding glycosyltransferase family 2 protein, translating into MIIVFWISIFLIVYTFVGYGFMLYLLVKIKRLFSKPFAFKTDAVLPTVTLMVAAYNEEDIIEDKIRNTLELDYPEDKLQLIFITDGSSDQTAAKVGNFKEITLLHQDLRAGKMAAIKRAIPLINGAITVFTDANTFLNAEAIRELVKHYQNPKVGAVAGEKRILVEASADASSAGEGFYWKYESKLKKLDYELYSNVGAAGELFSIRTALYQPVESDTIIDDHMIAMRIAENGYVIAYEPGAYAMETASADVKEELKRKIRIAAGGMQSILRLKKAANPFRNFVFTFQYISHRVLRWTIVPVLLILVFILNGLIAFSKPVVFYQYLFALQVLFYVLSMIGFYFEQRNIRVKALFVPYYFCMMNYAVLAGILRYYQKNQSAAWEKSKRKA
- a CDS encoding methyltransferase, TIGR04325 family yields the protein MFYLLKELAPPIVNTLRWYSFKYGWKGNYKTYEQAKQQCKGYDEDHILNRIIETTYQVKNKEIAYERDGIAYATVQMNFPLLKTLLYIASTNDNELTVIDFGGSLGTTYYQNYPYLKHLKKLKWCIIEQPKFVAAGKKHFENEHIKFYNNIQECMAENKPQLFLICSVLQYIDKPYQLLNEVMETRIPYVMLDYIGYNNGDTDRITIQHVPPVFYGIESSYPCYFFSRVKIQDKLCEYYEKAYDFIAANEKYYVQFKPFRYEGSLWKVLPQ
- a CDS encoding beta-1,6-N-acetylglucosaminyltransferase, with amino-acid sequence MRIAHIIIAHKNPEQLNRLLLKMQHPDFDFYIHVDKKVDIKPYEFLGAIQGVKFIQYRSICNWGGYSTLHAMVSSLKEVLLNQTEYGFYNLLSAQDYPLKSNAEICGFFQQNKEKSFIYYEGEGSKWWEGAVYRFQRYHLTDFNFIGKFFIENMLNKILPPRKFPLSMKLYGGSKSSWWSLNKESAVYLANYFDTENKIKKFLKFCWGTDEFVIPTILMNSPLKERIVNDNLRYIDFPDGMANPKILRLADLDKMLSSQMLFARKFDIGIDIDILAAIDEYTSNSKQV
- a CDS encoding DegT/DnrJ/EryC1/StrS family aminotransferase, giving the protein MIPYESLKILNLPFEEKFKSKFADFLDKGWYILGEEVAQFEQEFAAYHQENYVVGVANGLDALILSLQCCKFQKGDEVIVPSNTYIATILAIIQCGLTPVLVEPDSHTYNIDPKLIARAITPKTVAIMVVHLYGQCCEMDPILGLAKQHQLKIIEDCAQAHGAKYKGKLAGTFGDFGAFSFYPTKNLGALGDAGAILCRTESDYHQLRQLRNYGSEKKYHNGVIGYNSRLDELQASFLRIKLPHLDEINAHKRKLAAIYNEHLNASFIKPKLDADFHNVYHIYNILHPKRDQLKQYLQEHQIGTEIHYPVPPQDQVALKDVLQSFDYPISAKIHQQTLSLPCSFAHTAEDIFRVTEVMNKFHLK